One region of Candidatus Bathyarchaeia archaeon genomic DNA includes:
- a CDS encoding ABC transporter ATP-binding protein encodes MPLLQVQDLTTQYRILRGWVKAAENVNFEIEKGEALGVVGESGCGKTTVALSILKILPMGGRVRRGKIIFDGTDLVPLNDKEMRKIRWKGISIVFQGAMNALNPVFKVGDQIVEAIRLHEPNVSKSEAWRRAEALFEMVGVEPSRVRNYPHEFSGGMRQRALIAMALASNPKLLIADEPGTALDVVVQAQVLQLMRGLKEKLGLSMMVISHDLSLVAEVCEKIAIMYAGHIVEYGDAEAVFKEPLHPYTQGLLGAFPSIKGERKKLTSIPGQPPDLLSPPSGCPFHPRCPFAMDVCKTTFPEMKKSGSSNHSVACYLY; translated from the coding sequence ATGCCATTGCTGCAAGTCCAAGATCTAACTACTCAGTATCGCATCCTGAGAGGATGGGTGAAGGCGGCTGAGAACGTTAACTTTGAAATCGAAAAAGGAGAAGCTCTAGGGGTTGTCGGAGAATCTGGATGCGGAAAGACAACTGTCGCGCTGTCGATCCTGAAAATTCTCCCCATGGGGGGCCGAGTAAGGAGGGGCAAGATAATCTTCGATGGAACAGACCTGGTTCCGCTGAACGATAAAGAGATGCGCAAGATACGATGGAAAGGAATCTCTATAGTGTTTCAAGGCGCCATGAATGCCTTGAATCCCGTGTTCAAAGTGGGCGACCAAATAGTCGAAGCAATAAGATTGCATGAACCGAACGTATCCAAGTCGGAAGCATGGAGACGTGCAGAGGCACTTTTCGAGATGGTGGGAGTCGAGCCCTCCCGAGTCAGAAATTATCCACACGAGTTCAGTGGTGGAATGCGCCAACGGGCGTTGATTGCAATGGCCCTTGCCTCGAACCCGAAATTGTTGATAGCCGACGAACCGGGAACTGCTCTCGACGTAGTTGTCCAGGCGCAAGTCCTGCAGTTGATGCGAGGCCTAAAGGAGAAATTGGGCCTCTCCATGATGGTGATAAGTCACGACTTGTCATTGGTTGCTGAAGTATGTGAGAAGATTGCGATAATGTACGCTGGTCATATTGTGGAATATGGAGATGCCGAGGCCGTGTTCAAGGAACCTCTTCATCCCTACACTCAAGGTCTATTGGGCGCTTTTCCCAGTATCAAGGGGGAGAGGAAGAAGCTTACCTCGATCCCCGGCCAGCCTCCGGACCTTCTGTCCCCCCCCAGCGGGTGCCCGTTCCATCCGAGGTGCCCCTTCGCGATGGATGTTTGCAAGACAACGTTCCCAGAAATGAAAAAGTCGGGCTCCTCAAACCATTCGGTGGCGTGTTATCTCTACTAG
- a CDS encoding ABC transporter permease encodes MGLRGYLLKRGINTVILVLFVIVLNFTIFELLPGTQAAIANLTQNPKVHDTRVIHHLQIAYGICKGFTPAGECISTTFLERFLAYFKSMVTFDFGNSYSSGKPILDEMIHEGRLYNTLILLGVSTTFSILIGVFLGVLSASRRGSLFDNGSVIISLITYSLPTFWMGLLAILIFAQTLGWFPPGGVTPATPQWILNPPPLLTQIVVRTQYLFLPAAVLTLFFYGGHLLITRATMMESLGEDYIVTAKAKGVSNWGVLFKHALKNASLPIVTNAALSFGGLLGGAIITETVFFWDGLGLWIFNAINNKDFPVMQAMFYIIALCVIGANLISDIVYGIIDPRIKYE; translated from the coding sequence ATGGGTCTTCGTGGATACCTGCTTAAACGAGGAATAAACACGGTCATCCTCGTGCTGTTTGTAATAGTCTTGAACTTCACGATATTCGAGCTTTTGCCCGGGACTCAGGCGGCCATTGCGAACTTGACCCAGAATCCGAAGGTGCACGACACTCGGGTTATCCACCACCTTCAGATAGCATATGGTATCTGCAAAGGATTCACCCCTGCTGGGGAGTGCATCAGCACGACGTTTCTCGAGCGATTTCTAGCGTATTTCAAGAGCATGGTAACCTTCGACTTTGGAAATTCCTATTCTTCGGGCAAACCTATTCTTGATGAGATGATTCACGAAGGGAGACTATACAATACGCTGATCCTGCTAGGTGTGTCTACTACATTTTCAATCCTGATCGGAGTCTTTCTCGGCGTCCTATCCGCGTCAAGAAGAGGGTCTCTGTTTGACAATGGTTCAGTAATCATATCGCTTATCACGTATTCTCTTCCCACGTTCTGGATGGGTCTTCTGGCCATACTCATTTTCGCCCAGACCTTGGGATGGTTCCCCCCAGGAGGAGTGACGCCCGCAACCCCGCAGTGGATACTCAACCCGCCACCGCTTCTTACACAGATAGTTGTCAGGACTCAGTATCTGTTCCTGCCCGCAGCCGTCCTTACCCTCTTCTTCTATGGGGGGCATTTGCTGATAACGAGGGCAACGATGATGGAATCGCTTGGCGAAGACTACATTGTTACGGCAAAAGCGAAGGGTGTTTCGAATTGGGGGGTGCTGTTCAAGCATGCGCTAAAGAACGCGTCCCTGCCAATCGTTACCAATGCAGCTCTTAGCTTTGGAGGTTTGCTCGGGGGAGCCATTATTACAGAGACAGTCTTCTTCTGGGATGGTCTCGGTCTCTGGATTTTCAACGCGATCAACAACAAAGACTTTCCGGTCATGCAGGCAATGTTCTACATCATCGCCCTGTGCGTCATCGGGGCGAATCTGATATCTGATATTGTCTACGGAATCATAGACCCGCGGATAAAATACGAGTGA
- a CDS encoding PKD domain-containing protein, whose product MTPKNQFTIQINVTNTPSFNAFEFALYYDPHYLNALSVDVTGSTGTQTVFGNHADAFKNDVSNRGVIYEAVIGLGDAGIFPGGNGVLANVVFNITGTGVSPLTLAAGMFPSSFAQDARGKKPVYTDLATTNAAGYTYYIGVDTSDGYFTNVAGTGQLGPIAKFTTFPQPAEQGRAVTFDATASFDPDHPLSGILRYVWDFGDGGSENNTVPMTSHPYVSPGDTRYLGNFTVRLTVVDIDNGFQGMSVKRIEIVRPPKHDVAVFAVTATPASITPGQQVTVRVILKNQGTFPENYNLSVSYGPPTTFIHNETGRGLAASGTVTYSYMLNTTKLKPNTYTVVATVHIPFANDTSDEVGRTLFVVAWPSNAPFLYLLSGGAGIVALVSVGGFLARRRRLKLAEIEDDMRPRKGKRSR is encoded by the coding sequence TTGACTCCAAAGAATCAGTTTACTATTCAGATCAACGTAACGAACACTCCATCGTTTAACGCGTTTGAGTTCGCTTTGTATTATGACCCCCACTACCTCAACGCGCTCAGTGTCGATGTCACTGGCTCGACGGGCACCCAAACAGTATTTGGAAACCATGCTGATGCTTTCAAAAACGATGTCAGCAATCGAGGGGTCATTTATGAGGCAGTGATTGGTCTTGGCGACGCCGGAATATTCCCCGGAGGCAACGGTGTCCTTGCAAATGTCGTCTTTAACATTACAGGAACAGGGGTCAGTCCATTGACACTAGCCGCTGGAATGTTTCCGTCGAGTTTTGCCCAAGATGCGAGAGGAAAGAAACCGGTTTACACAGATTTGGCCACTACCAACGCTGCAGGTTACACCTACTATATTGGAGTCGATACTTCTGACGGCTACTTTACGAATGTTGCCGGGACTGGCCAGCTTGGGCCTATTGCCAAGTTTACTACGTTTCCCCAACCGGCCGAGCAGGGCCGTGCTGTAACTTTCGATGCTACAGCAAGTTTTGATCCTGACCACCCTCTATCCGGTATCCTACGGTACGTCTGGGACTTCGGCGACGGAGGTTCAGAAAACAACACGGTCCCGATGACTAGCCACCCATACGTTAGTCCTGGTGACACCAGATATCTCGGAAACTTCACTGTTCGCCTGACGGTTGTTGACATAGACAATGGTTTCCAGGGCATGTCTGTCAAGAGAATAGAAATAGTTCGGCCACCGAAACACGATGTTGCGGTATTCGCTGTTACGGCAACACCTGCTAGCATAACTCCAGGTCAGCAGGTGACCGTCAGAGTGATCCTCAAGAATCAAGGAACTTTCCCCGAAAACTACAATCTCTCCGTCTCCTACGGCCCTCCGACCACGTTCATCCATAACGAAACTGGCCGAGGGCTTGCCGCTTCAGGCACAGTAACTTACAGCTACATGCTCAACACCACTAAGCTCAAGCCCAACACCTATACGGTTGTAGCGACCGTTCATATTCCATTCGCCAACGACACCTCAGACGAGGTTGGGCGCACGCTTTTCGTAGTGGCATGGCCTTCCAATGCGCCCTTTCTCTACCTGCTATCAGGAGGCGCTGGCATTGTGGCCTTGGTCTCAGTCGGCGGTTTCCTCGCTCGACGCAGAAGGCTAAAGTTAGCGGAGATCGAGGACGACATGAGACCGAGGAAAGGAAAACGTTCTCGATGA
- a CDS encoding ABC transporter ATP-binding protein produces MENEEIIAAQGLKKYFPIKRGFASTLFARSELLVRAVDGINLFVRKGEVLGLVGESGSGKTTTGRLLIRLTDPTEGKILYKGKDISHLSSRELKPLRKEMQIIFQDPFESLNPRMMIKDIVAEPLRIQKVTKTRDELDERVKQILREVELVPPEEFMHRFPHEMSGGQRQRVAVARAFVLNPEFVVADEPVSMLDVSIRAEVLNLMLTLVQKRGASFLYITHDLALARHICDRVAVMYLGRVVELGDVDAIINRPLHPYTRALIGAVPVPDPAIKRTGEVISGEIPSPIAPPPGCHFNTRCPYAHIRCTSVDPPLMEVEKNHWVACHLVDQPFTAS; encoded by the coding sequence TTGGAAAATGAGGAAATAATAGCCGCCCAAGGACTGAAAAAATACTTTCCGATAAAACGTGGATTTGCCTCGACTCTCTTCGCTCGGTCGGAGCTTCTGGTACGGGCAGTTGACGGGATAAATCTCTTCGTCAGGAAGGGTGAAGTCTTAGGGCTCGTCGGAGAAAGCGGAAGCGGAAAGACGACCACGGGAAGGCTACTGATTAGGCTCACCGACCCGACTGAAGGGAAGATCCTCTACAAGGGGAAAGACATTTCCCATCTCTCCTCGAGAGAACTCAAACCTCTCCGTAAGGAAATGCAAATCATCTTCCAGGATCCCTTTGAATCCCTGAACCCTAGAATGATGATCAAGGATATCGTCGCTGAGCCGCTGCGAATTCAAAAAGTCACGAAGACTCGTGATGAGCTTGATGAGAGAGTGAAGCAGATCTTGCGAGAGGTCGAGCTTGTTCCCCCTGAGGAGTTCATGCATAGATTCCCGCATGAGATGAGCGGCGGGCAGAGACAAAGGGTCGCTGTTGCACGGGCTTTCGTGCTGAATCCCGAGTTCGTTGTGGCAGACGAGCCTGTTTCTATGCTTGACGTTTCGATTAGGGCCGAAGTTCTGAACTTGATGCTGACTCTGGTTCAGAAGCGGGGAGCGTCTTTTCTCTACATTACTCACGACCTCGCCTTAGCGCGCCACATTTGTGACAGGGTTGCGGTCATGTATCTTGGAAGAGTAGTTGAGCTAGGGGATGTTGATGCGATAATTAACAGACCTCTTCATCCTTACACTAGGGCCCTGATTGGAGCGGTTCCTGTTCCCGACCCTGCGATCAAACGCACAGGAGAAGTGATCAGTGGTGAGATTCCCAGTCCTATCGCGCCCCCTCCGGGGTGCCATTTCAACACGCGCTGTCCATATGCTCATATCAGGTGCACATCAGTGGATCCTCCATTAATGGAGGTTGAAAAGAACCACTGGGTCGCCTGCCATTTGGTTGACCAACCATTTACCGCCTCATAA
- a CDS encoding TrmB family transcriptional regulator — MPVSERTRRALKDFDLTEYEVKAYISLVESGPMPASQLSTNATIPYSKIYEILGNLERKGWVETEQGRPSKYFAKPPSAALDSSRVRMENTLKSSQTDALSELQPLYERKEVQERPDIWIVRGQNNILDRIKETLGRTRRELLVAMPVVPESVISMAAPLLSLMVSRGIRVSLMVPSITGKDMIKRLKGVAEVRVRDQMFGGGMISDSGEIIILLGEEPEKGLTLAISSHHEGLVKFGKIYFEFLWENSRPV, encoded by the coding sequence ATGCCGGTCTCAGAGAGAACCAGAAGAGCCTTGAAAGATTTTGATCTTACAGAATACGAGGTAAAGGCCTACATCTCTCTGGTCGAGTCTGGCCCGATGCCCGCTAGCCAACTCAGTACGAATGCCACAATTCCATACTCGAAAATTTACGAGATTCTTGGAAACTTGGAGAGAAAGGGTTGGGTGGAGACTGAACAAGGAAGACCGAGTAAATATTTTGCAAAACCGCCTTCAGCGGCGCTTGACTCATCTAGAGTCAGAATGGAGAACACGCTAAAGTCCAGCCAGACGGATGCGTTGTCGGAGTTGCAACCTCTCTATGAGAGGAAGGAGGTCCAGGAGAGGCCTGACATCTGGATTGTGAGGGGACAGAACAACATTCTAGACAGGATCAAGGAAACACTAGGGCGAACCAGGAGAGAGCTGCTCGTAGCGATGCCCGTCGTTCCAGAGTCCGTAATCTCCATGGCCGCACCGCTCTTGTCTCTCATGGTTAGCCGAGGCATCAGGGTGTCACTCATGGTTCCAAGCATTACTGGCAAGGATATGATCAAGAGGCTGAAAGGGGTGGCCGAAGTTAGGGTCCGAGACCAAATGTTCGGCGGAGGGATGATCTCGGACAGTGGCGAAATAATCATCCTCCTCGGCGAAGAGCCTGAGAAGGGGCTTACCTTGGCTATCTCCTCACACCACGAGGGTCTAGTAAAGTTTGGAAAAATCTATTTCGAGTTCCTCTGGGAAAACTCCAGACCAGTGTAG
- a CDS encoding ABC transporter permease, producing the protein MSHVLSTASRVPYRIIRLKKFFQSLLSTRMAAAGLVLLLFFLVLAVAAPLLTPYHPKQEVVSASLDPPSWITFYTGAGGYSQNTQFSQLTYNTVGSGITLTKNSQTSNSLDFAVNSTLGGKIQLVKTLNYPYQGESKDFLGNSIVIVKDRSSPFNATDYVTKLYRMPTEENFTFWTQTLTNAQTYSPVGSLDANNVAQTLRLGGTSLNAAEVIFNVPGTYRYVLELTLPNGNFHADVSVKEFQLAVFGNTFGWMGTDDSGYDVFTQFVYGARLSLIVGLTATVIGIGLGLLVGLMAGYLGKLVDEVLMRFTDMMLVIPSLPLLIVLVAVLGQSLTNIIFVLGFLGWMGFARLVRSQVLSLRERPFIEAAKASGAGTGYIVIRHIFTNIVSLTYVNLALSVPSAIVGEAALSFLGLGSLTETTWGRMLAEARGGVSLPWWWIIPPGLGIAVLSLSFILLGFGFDAIFNPRLRRRR; encoded by the coding sequence GTGAGCCACGTCTTGTCGACGGCGTCAAGAGTACCATATCGCATTATTCGACTCAAGAAATTCTTCCAATCTCTTCTCTCTACCAGGATGGCTGCCGCCGGGCTTGTCCTATTGCTGTTTTTCCTTGTTCTCGCCGTAGCAGCACCGCTGTTAACGCCTTATCATCCGAAGCAGGAGGTAGTCTCCGCTTCTCTTGACCCTCCAAGCTGGATAACGTTCTACACCGGTGCAGGAGGATATAGTCAGAATACCCAGTTCTCGCAGTTGACCTACAACACAGTGGGATCCGGAATCACGTTGACGAAAAATAGTCAAACGTCGAATTCTCTCGACTTCGCCGTCAACTCTACGTTAGGGGGAAAAATCCAACTGGTAAAGACGCTCAACTACCCATATCAGGGAGAGTCCAAAGATTTCCTTGGAAACTCAATCGTCATCGTGAAAGACCGTTCCAGTCCGTTCAACGCTACTGACTATGTGACAAAGTTGTACCGGATGCCAACCGAGGAGAACTTCACCTTCTGGACACAGACCTTAACCAATGCGCAGACCTACTCCCCTGTCGGCTCTCTAGATGCGAATAACGTCGCCCAGACGCTGCGTCTCGGTGGGACGAGCTTAAATGCGGCGGAAGTTATCTTCAACGTTCCAGGAACCTATCGATACGTTCTGGAGCTAACCTTACCAAACGGCAACTTTCATGCAGACGTTTCAGTAAAGGAATTCCAGTTGGCTGTGTTCGGCAACACTTTTGGCTGGATGGGCACGGATGATTCCGGCTATGATGTTTTCACGCAATTTGTCTACGGCGCCCGACTCTCGCTCATCGTAGGCCTTACGGCCACCGTCATTGGCATTGGGCTAGGACTGCTGGTGGGTCTCATGGCCGGATACCTGGGAAAACTAGTTGACGAGGTTTTGATGCGGTTCACCGATATGATGCTTGTAATTCCATCACTCCCGTTGCTAATCGTCCTGGTCGCCGTGCTCGGACAAAGTCTTACCAACATCATTTTTGTCCTCGGTTTTCTCGGCTGGATGGGGTTCGCTAGGCTCGTCCGCTCTCAAGTCCTGAGTCTGCGAGAAAGACCATTCATCGAGGCTGCCAAAGCCTCGGGAGCGGGGACGGGATACATAGTAATCCGGCACATCTTCACCAACATTGTCTCGCTAACCTATGTCAACCTCGCGTTATCTGTTCCGTCTGCGATCGTCGGGGAGGCAGCCCTTAGCTTTCTCGGACTTGGAAGCCTAACCGAAACGACCTGGGGTAGAATGCTTGCGGAAGCAAGAGGCGGTGTTTCGCTCCCGTGGTGGTGGATCATTCCACCAGGGCTGGGAATCGCTGTGTTGTCTCTGTCATTCATTCTCCTCGGATTTGGGTTCGATGCGATTTTCAACCCGAGGCTGAGACGACGTCGCTAG
- a CDS encoding ABC transporter substrate-binding protein → MLKNTPILVAMLTIAFLMSMPIHVQVHAITSTQTTSWSPFGPATPNLVIHDYSDFATMFGAFKSGQIDVSDWPIQFPDLGTLCNNADVWCSAQDPEFGIFQLDVNNHAPFLGTAMQTARPSLTGSVVPGTPGTTAACANGNGQLTLNVVNVEAGGAFKDSLNTVTIANQPSGTPASLPTNDQGGQTPTGTYVFPCILAGTYLITGSMVTGNSTSAPHLGCGVAAGCTVAIPAGSGTLGGALTATWNVVWNSPSTLTPTAAMPNIMKAIAHLVDKPEFVANDADLHGLARCLDTFLAPAHLIQGSPCVASPPPGAPFPAAVLSTECTDLTLDAVIKACAPISAHHLVDANTGAGSVWWGVPGRTARGSVVSGYASPADIDAACQYLSKVPGFTLSGATTAPAGTAVNSCAELAVNSMGTTAPNATSYTHFTAPAGAHFLALLRTDRPRAHFGQIVADSINMFFGTPNDSGSCPAPCTQTSTGTATVLYYTTGAALQPTAAYNTIRVAVPIVFGDGGTGLADRWNIYTGGFSLGSTPDFLFSNYHSQFASFDCGAAFNLFPSNYDFHCDPAFDAITSAGEFQAISTPTLSGAAAIFQDAALRAFNVPIGNPQYSHLQQFAELNGWNWQGSGAGLSSSLVIQKGHGSQTGFWSLMNMRQLPGYTPASGVFAPGGGNPNLIRRGFSQDPDTINVYQATTVWDFEIIGQVFDSMVAVNPTTGGANQQVIDWMTTSHSETFNPNELGCIAGPSVVAPSCVKGITTQTWHLRNDLFFHDNTPVTAQDVVYSILTQRDDPSANGFSSVAFVTNAVALDAKTVQVKLESNSAFYEINIGGVPIVPQHLYQGPGGSICGSVSSLSTPAGPVNVIANGPSSACADPGFDPVTCVGTAGAVAGCGTTFADGSVQGIFTGSGPYVCPNVSPSTFQASGKPGGSCIQSSTGAVIGGTSMSTDSRVLLTAYPNYMRGIRGDQGHALQKASWGDHNKDGQVNILDGSNMAFFFDKANSYWAHPQYACTPTATVVDVCVASALAVLFDTGNTAPFGGTGTSPGLFNVDPQIDPYNMQLPGSGVCLYYQNTNTAATQLVLVNCNASGAASLPAGHTITDSASVLNADGTLGTAQSGTVTVSGGTVTNSWSPALVHGTHYVIRIFDNTGTGPVQIGQFYVTA, encoded by the coding sequence TTGCTAAAAAATACACCAATACTAGTTGCAATGCTTACTATCGCATTTCTCATGTCAATGCCAATACATGTCCAAGTACACGCAATCACCTCTACACAAACGACCTCTTGGTCACCTTTCGGACCTGCTACGCCCAATCTGGTTATTCACGACTATTCGGACTTCGCCACCATGTTCGGTGCGTTCAAGAGCGGTCAGATTGACGTAAGCGACTGGCCCATTCAGTTCCCTGACCTCGGTACCCTCTGTAATAACGCAGATGTATGGTGCAGTGCTCAGGATCCTGAATTCGGCATATTCCAGCTTGACGTCAACAACCACGCCCCATTCCTAGGAACGGCCATGCAGACCGCACGACCCTCGCTCACCGGCTCTGTCGTCCCTGGAACTCCTGGAACGACAGCTGCTTGTGCAAACGGGAATGGACAGCTAACCCTCAATGTTGTCAACGTTGAGGCAGGCGGCGCGTTCAAGGACTCGCTGAATACAGTTACCATAGCCAACCAGCCTTCAGGAACTCCTGCGTCCTTGCCAACCAATGATCAGGGTGGTCAAACCCCCACTGGAACATACGTGTTCCCGTGCATCCTAGCGGGCACCTACCTGATCACAGGATCGATGGTCACAGGTAACTCTACGAGTGCACCCCACCTCGGCTGCGGAGTCGCAGCAGGCTGCACCGTAGCTATCCCTGCAGGCTCTGGTACGCTAGGTGGAGCCCTCACGGCTACATGGAACGTTGTCTGGAACAGTCCGAGCACTCTAACACCCACTGCAGCTATGCCGAACATCATGAAAGCAATTGCTCACTTGGTTGACAAGCCAGAATTTGTCGCGAACGACGCCGATCTCCACGGACTAGCCAGGTGCCTAGACACATTCCTTGCCCCTGCCCACCTCATTCAGGGTTCGCCCTGTGTGGCTAGCCCGCCGCCGGGTGCCCCATTCCCCGCAGCTGTGCTCAGTACTGAATGCACCGATCTCACATTGGACGCTGTAATCAAGGCGTGCGCTCCAATCTCAGCGCATCACCTCGTTGACGCGAACACCGGTGCCGGCTCTGTATGGTGGGGTGTACCCGGACGAACCGCGCGAGGCAGTGTAGTATCAGGCTATGCTAGCCCGGCCGATATTGATGCAGCCTGCCAATACCTTTCGAAGGTTCCGGGCTTCACCTTGTCCGGTGCGACCACCGCTCCTGCGGGAACGGCAGTGAACAGCTGTGCTGAACTAGCCGTAAACTCTATGGGAACAACCGCGCCGAACGCAACCTCGTATACTCACTTCACCGCTCCTGCGGGAGCACACTTCTTGGCCCTGCTTCGAACTGACCGGCCTAGGGCTCACTTCGGGCAGATCGTCGCTGACAGTATCAACATGTTCTTTGGAACACCAAACGACTCCGGCAGCTGCCCGGCACCATGCACCCAGACCTCCACCGGAACTGCCACGGTCCTCTACTATACAACAGGAGCTGCGTTACAACCAACAGCCGCGTACAACACCATCAGGGTCGCTGTCCCGATCGTTTTCGGTGACGGTGGCACTGGTCTCGCTGACAGGTGGAACATTTACACGGGCGGATTCTCGCTAGGATCCACACCGGACTTTCTGTTCAGCAACTACCACAGCCAATTCGCTTCCTTTGACTGCGGTGCAGCGTTCAACCTGTTCCCATCCAACTATGACTTCCACTGCGACCCCGCGTTCGACGCTATCACCAGTGCGGGAGAATTCCAGGCCATCTCGACACCAACTTTGAGCGGCGCAGCTGCAATCTTCCAAGATGCGGCACTGCGAGCGTTCAACGTCCCCATCGGCAACCCACAATACTCTCACCTTCAACAGTTCGCTGAACTGAATGGTTGGAACTGGCAAGGCAGCGGCGCAGGCCTGAGCTCGAGTCTCGTGATCCAGAAGGGTCACGGTTCTCAGACAGGGTTCTGGTCGCTGATGAACATGCGCCAGCTTCCAGGCTACACTCCGGCGAGCGGTGTTTTCGCGCCAGGTGGCGGTAACCCGAACCTGATCCGACGAGGCTTCTCGCAAGATCCGGACACGATCAACGTCTATCAGGCGACGACTGTCTGGGACTTTGAGATCATTGGCCAAGTCTTCGATTCGATGGTTGCCGTGAACCCGACTACCGGCGGTGCTAACCAACAGGTGATCGACTGGATGACTACAAGCCACTCTGAGACATTCAACCCCAATGAGCTTGGCTGTATTGCTGGACCGAGTGTTGTTGCCCCAAGCTGTGTTAAGGGTATTACGACCCAGACATGGCACCTTCGTAACGACCTCTTCTTCCACGACAATACGCCAGTCACAGCTCAGGACGTTGTCTATAGCATCCTGACTCAACGGGACGATCCCTCCGCTAACGGCTTCTCAAGCGTTGCTTTCGTTACCAATGCTGTCGCTTTGGACGCTAAGACGGTCCAGGTGAAGTTGGAGTCGAACAGCGCTTTCTATGAGATCAACATCGGTGGAGTACCTATCGTTCCACAGCACTTGTACCAGGGACCGGGCGGCTCGATATGCGGAAGCGTATCCAGCTTGTCCACACCAGCCGGCCCAGTGAACGTGATTGCCAACGGACCATCATCAGCATGCGCTGACCCAGGCTTCGACCCGGTGACCTGCGTAGGAACTGCAGGAGCGGTCGCAGGCTGCGGAACAACGTTCGCTGACGGTAGCGTCCAGGGAATCTTCACTGGTAGCGGTCCTTACGTCTGCCCCAACGTCAGCCCAAGCACCTTCCAAGCCTCCGGAAAGCCCGGAGGTTCATGCATCCAGAGCTCCACAGGCGCGGTGATCGGTGGAACATCAATGTCAACTGACAGCAGGGTGCTCTTGACTGCCTACCCGAACTATATGCGGGGCATTAGAGGTGACCAAGGTCACGCTCTACAAAAGGCAAGCTGGGGTGACCACAACAAAGACGGTCAAGTGAACATCTTGGACGGAAGCAACATGGCCTTCTTCTTCGACAAGGCCAACAGCTACTGGGCCCACCCGCAATACGCGTGCACCCCAACAGCTACCGTTGTTGACGTCTGTGTTGCATCAGCGCTTGCCGTTTTGTTCGACACTGGTAACACTGCTCCGTTCGGAGGTACAGGCACTAGCCCGGGACTCTTCAATGTCGACCCACAAATCGACCCGTACAACATGCAGCTCCCCGGTAGCGGCGTCTGTCTCTACTACCAGAATACTAACACCGCTGCAACTCAGCTCGTGCTCGTGAACTGCAACGCTTCAGGCGCAGCAAGCCTACCAGCCGGCCACACAATAACCGACTCTGCCAGCGTCCTCAACGCCGACGGAACACTGGGAACCGCCCAATCGGGCACCGTTACAGTGTCCGGAGGAACAGTAACGAACAGTTGGAGTCCAGCTCTCGTACACGGAACTCACTACGTGATCAGGATCTTCGACAACACTGGCACCGGACCTGTCCAGATCGGACAATTCTACGTAACAGCATAA